One part of the Vicia villosa cultivar HV-30 ecotype Madison, WI linkage group LG6, Vvil1.0, whole genome shotgun sequence genome encodes these proteins:
- the LOC131608784 gene encoding plant cysteine oxidase 2-like codes for MGIERNLKDRKGRELCKVFDESNANDMKSRKNRRHRHWMKMSPVQKLFFACQHVFANASPGVVPPSQHIDLLRSILAGIKPEDLGLKPDMPYFTNNNAGTPKITYLHIFECEKFSMGIFCLPPSAVIPLHNHPEMTVFSKLLFGTMHIKSYDWAVNLPADVSQKTSEKRLAKVKVDADFTAPCDPSILYPNDGGNMHCFTAVTACAVLDVLGPPYSDPDGRHCSYYQSFPFFNFPVDGTSIPEEEKKEYEWLEEREKPESLQVIVKMYSSPKIMEN; via the exons ATGGGGATTGAGAGAAACTTGAAGGACAGGAAAGGGAGGGAGTTGTGTAAAGTGTTTGATGAATCGAATGCCAATGACATGAAATCGAGAAAGAACCGGCGACATCGTCACTGGATGAAGATGTCGCCGGTTCAGAAACTCTTTTTTGCTTGCCAACATGTTTTTGCTAATGCTTCACCTGGAGTTGTTCCTCCTTCTCAACACATTGATTTGCTTCGTTCTATTTTAG CTGGAATAAAACCGGAAGACCTTGGATTGAAACCCGACATGCCATATTTCACTAACAACAACGCAGGAACTCCAAAAATTACATATCTTCACATTTTCGAGTGTGAAAAATTCTCG ATGGGAATATTTTGCTTACCACCTTCAGCAGTAATTCCTCTCCACAATCACCCTGAAATGACAGTTTTTAGTAAGCTTCTGTTCGGAACAATGCACATCAAATCTTACGATTGGGCTGTTAACTTGCCTGCCGATGTCTCACAAA AGACTTCGGAGAAAAGATTGGCAAAAGTGAAGGTTGATGCCGATTTTACTGCTCCTTGCGATCCTTCCATCCTTTATCCTAATGATGGTGGTAACATGCATTGCTTCACAGCAGTCACAGCTTGTGCAGTTCTAGATGTTCTTGGTCCTCCTTACTCTGATCCTGATGGCAGACACTGCTCATACTATCAAAGTTTTCCTTTCTTCAACTTTCCAG TTGATGGAACATCCATaccagaagaagaaaagaaagaatatgaatGGCTTGAAGAAAGAGAGAAACCAGAGAGTTTACAAGTGATAGTGAAAATGTACAGCAGTCCAAAGATTATGGAGAATTAA